In uncultured Trichococcus sp., one DNA window encodes the following:
- a CDS encoding DUF2179 domain-containing protein, whose protein sequence is MIFDLELLAKIFAINLSYVTLNTIRFMLTMKGYRVLAPLLSMVEIVIYVLGLSMVMNSLDNPLNLAAYALGYGAGIGIGIKIEDWLALGYTMITVMTQDVDSSMPNQLRDFGYGVSSYRANGRDGERLVLEILLTRKAERHLQSRVLEIDPKAFMVSYDPKYIHGGFWSKRVHLGKK, encoded by the coding sequence TTTCGATTTGGAATTATTGGCAAAAATATTTGCAATCAATTTGAGTTACGTGACGCTGAACACGATCCGCTTCATGCTGACGATGAAAGGCTACCGCGTCTTGGCGCCGCTCTTGAGCATGGTGGAGATCGTCATTTATGTATTGGGTCTGTCGATGGTCATGAACAGCCTGGACAATCCGCTCAATCTGGCGGCCTATGCGCTCGGCTACGGCGCCGGCATCGGTATCGGCATCAAAATCGAGGATTGGCTCGCGCTCGGATACACAATGATCACAGTCATGACGCAGGACGTGGACAGCTCGATGCCGAACCAACTACGCGATTTTGGCTACGGGGTCTCCAGTTATCGGGCCAACGGAAGGGACGGCGAACGGCTAGTGCTCGAAATCCTGCTGACGCGGAAAGCCGAACGCCACCTGCAGAGCAGAGTGTTGGAAATCGATCCAAAAGCTTTCATGGTTTCGTACGATCCGAAGTACATCCACGGCGGTTTCTGGTCCAAACGCGTCCATCTCGGCAAGAAGTGA